The Buchnera aphidicola (Tuberolachnus salignus) genome has a segment encoding these proteins:
- a CDS encoding 3-deoxy-7-phosphoheptulonate synthase, with amino-acid sequence MNNITKVNFFKKKFLITRKQLMNQYLITDIEKKLIYQTRINVSNILKGKDKRLLVIIGPCSIHDTEAALEYSNKLLELRKKYASRLEIIMRTYLEKPRTVIGWKGLISDPFLDGSLQINEGLKISRKLLLKINNLGVPVATEFLDTSISHFISDLISWGAIGARTTESQIHREMVSSLSCPVGFKNGTDGNVLIAIDAIRASNLSHMFLNPDENGYMNINYTSGNPNLHIILRGGKNPNYFEKDVKSAINQLQCFNLPSSLMIDFSHANCSKKYQQQLHVSESVSKQIQDGSHYIFGVMIESFLNEGSQNISNIKNLKYGVSITDACLNWDDSVYILKNLSKSVNVRF; translated from the coding sequence ATGAATAATATTACGAAAGTTAATTTTTTTAAAAAAAAATTTTTAATAACACGTAAACAATTAATGAATCAATATTTAATTACTGATATTGAAAAAAAATTAATTTATCAAACTCGTATAAATGTTTCAAATATTTTGAAAGGAAAAGATAAAAGATTATTAGTAATAATAGGTCCTTGTTCTATACATGACACTGAAGCTGCATTAGAATATTCAAATAAATTATTAGAATTACGTAAAAAATATGCTTCTAGACTAGAAATTATAATGCGCACTTATTTAGAAAAACCTAGAACAGTAATAGGATGGAAAGGATTAATTTCAGATCCTTTTTTAGATGGTAGTTTACAAATTAATGAAGGTTTGAAAATCTCTAGAAAATTATTATTAAAAATTAATAATTTAGGGGTTCCAGTTGCAACTGAATTTTTAGACACATCTATTAGTCATTTTATTTCTGATTTAATAAGTTGGGGGGCTATTGGTGCTCGTACTACTGAAAGTCAAATACATCGCGAAATGGTTTCTTCTTTATCTTGTCCTGTTGGATTTAAGAATGGTACCGATGGTAATGTTTTAATTGCGATAGATGCTATTCGTGCATCTAATCTTTCTCATATGTTTTTAAATCCTGATGAAAATGGATATATGAATATTAATTATACTTCTGGAAATCCTAATTTACATATTATTTTAAGAGGTGGAAAAAATCCAAATTATTTTGAAAAAGATGTTAAATCTGCTATTAATCAATTACAGTGTTTTAATTTACCAAGTTCTTTAATGATTGATTTTAGTCACGCAAATTGTTCTAAAAAATATCAACAACAATTACATGTTTCTGAATCTGTTTCAAAACAAATTCAAGATGGTTCACATTACATTTTTGGAGTCATGATTGAAAGTTTTTTAAATGAAGGTTCACAAAATATTTCTAATATAAAAAATTTAAAATATGGAGTTTCTATTACAGATGCTTGTTTAAATTGGGATGATAGTGTTTATATTTTAAAAAATTTATCAAAATCTGTGAATGTACGTTTTTAA
- the thrS gene encoding threonine--tRNA ligase encodes MPIITFSTGIKKKYVHNIFLKNIVKEIFKKTKKKYIAGYVNNQLVDLNFLITKDSKIILIPEYDRNFLKMIRISGMQLLNYAVTEIWPNIKKASGMITDEGFYCDFDNMDFVFTTKDLSLIKKKMLYLISKEYNIVFKKFFKKKFLKILKIRKEKYQSFLLKINDTLSDTISVCFHEKYFEECHEVQVPNIKFCKHFFLKNISGAYWLNNEKNKMLQRINVVIWSSSSELLYYKKKKIDAEKRDHRKLAKKLDLYHVEYESPGMIFWHHNGYVIFRQLKTFIRNKLLRNSYQEVKSPIILNQALWKKSGHLENYEKSIFTTNSEHQMYCIKPMNCPGHVQIFKQGLKSYKDLPLRISEFGSCHRKESSGSLHGLMRVRSFTQDDAHIFCAEDQIREELINCIDLILNIYHVFGFKKITVKFSTRPEKRIGSTETWNKAEKDLEYVLINKKLPFSIQKGEGAFYGPKIEISLEDSLKRIWQCGTIQLDFYLSKRLDAFYVNKNNQRVYPVIIHRAILGSMERFIGILIEEYHGKFPFWLAPIQIAIIIISKTHKQYAQKICKKCLIFGIRYSCDFSDINFNLKIKKYITQYVPYIIICGDKEISKNVITVRKRDSNVLYVKNIQLFFEELLQESTQHYLY; translated from the coding sequence ATGCCTATTATTACGTTTTCGACAGGAATTAAAAAAAAATATGTACATAATATTTTTTTAAAAAATATTGTTAAAGAAATATTTAAAAAAACAAAAAAAAAATATATTGCTGGTTATGTTAATAATCAATTAGTAGATTTAAATTTTCTGATTACTAAAGATTCTAAAATAATTTTAATTCCTGAATATGACAGAAATTTTTTAAAAATGATTCGAATTTCGGGAATGCAACTTTTAAATTATGCTGTTACAGAAATTTGGCCTAATATTAAAAAAGCTAGTGGTATGATTACGGATGAAGGGTTTTATTGTGATTTTGACAATATGGATTTTGTTTTTACAACAAAAGATTTATCATTAATTAAAAAAAAAATGTTATATTTGATTTCTAAAGAATATAATATTGTTTTTAAAAAATTTTTTAAAAAAAAATTTTTAAAAATATTAAAAATACGTAAAGAAAAATATCAAAGTTTTTTATTAAAAATTAATGATACATTATCAGACACAATTTCAGTATGTTTTCATGAAAAATATTTTGAAGAATGTCATGAAGTACAAGTTCCTAATATTAAATTTTGTAAGCATTTTTTTTTAAAAAATATTTCAGGTGCTTATTGGTTAAATAATGAAAAAAATAAAATGTTACAACGTATTAATGTTGTTATTTGGTCTTCTTCAAGTGAATTGTTATATTATAAAAAAAAAAAAATAGATGCAGAAAAACGGGATCATAGAAAATTAGCAAAAAAATTAGATTTATATCATGTTGAATATGAATCTCCTGGAATGATTTTTTGGCATCATAATGGATATGTAATTTTTCGACAATTAAAGACATTTATTCGTAATAAATTATTACGAAATTCTTATCAAGAAGTGAAAAGTCCAATAATTTTGAATCAAGCACTTTGGAAAAAAAGTGGTCATTTAGAAAATTATGAAAAATCCATATTTACAACAAATTCTGAACATCAAATGTATTGTATTAAACCTATGAATTGTCCTGGTCATGTTCAAATTTTTAAACAAGGTTTAAAATCATATAAAGATTTACCATTAAGAATATCAGAATTTGGTAGTTGTCATCGCAAAGAATCTTCTGGTTCTTTACATGGTTTGATGCGTGTACGAAGTTTTACTCAAGATGATGCACATATTTTTTGTGCAGAAGATCAAATTCGAGAAGAATTAATTAATTGTATTGATTTAATTTTAAATATTTATCATGTTTTTGGATTTAAAAAAATTACAGTTAAATTTTCTACAAGACCTGAAAAAAGAATTGGTAGTACAGAAACATGGAATAAAGCTGAAAAAGATTTAGAATATGTTTTAATCAATAAAAAATTACCTTTTTCTATTCAAAAAGGTGAAGGTGCATTTTATGGTCCTAAAATAGAAATTTCTTTAGAAGATAGTTTAAAAAGAATTTGGCAATGTGGAACGATCCAATTAGATTTTTATCTTTCTAAAAGATTAGATGCTTTTTATGTTAATAAAAATAATCAGCGTGTTTATCCAGTTATCATTCATCGTGCTATCTTAGGTTCAATGGAACGTTTTATAGGAATTTTAATAGAAGAATATCATGGTAAATTTCCTTTTTGGTTAGCTCCAATACAAATTGCAATTATTATTATTTCTAAAACTCATAAACAATATGCTCAAAAAATTTGTAAAAAATGTTTAATTTTTGGTATACGATATTCTTGTGATTTTAGTGATATTAATTTTAATTTAAAAATTAAAAAATATATTACTCAATATGTACCATATATTATTATTTGTGGTGATAAAGAAATTTCTAAAAATGTAATTACTGTTAGAAAACGTGATAGTAATGTATTATATGTAAAAAATATTCAATTGTTTTTTGAAGAATTATTACAAGAAAGTACTCAACATTATCTTTATTAA
- the yajC gene encoding preprotein translocase subunit YajC, translating to MFKVINYYYIFWTDGNLLLDINYLLFLEGIYMNFLNFNRLMSIYSNFSTNNPYFFIFMLCVFFVIVYFSVIRPHQKKIKEHENFIEKLNVGDEILLNSGVVGRIEKILKNDYIVLLLNATTLILIKNQSILKNVPKGTLKLNNII from the coding sequence GTGTTCAAGGTAATAAATTATTATTATATTTTTTGGACAGATGGTAATTTATTACTGGACATAAATTATTTACTTTTTTTAGAAGGTATTTATATGAATTTTTTAAATTTTAATCGATTAATGTCAATATATTCTAATTTTTCTACAAATAATCCATATTTTTTTATATTTATGTTATGTGTTTTTTTTGTTATTGTTTATTTTTCTGTTATACGGCCGCATCAAAAAAAAATAAAAGAACATGAAAATTTTATTGAAAAATTAAATGTTGGTGATGAAATTTTGTTAAATAGTGGTGTTGTAGGTCGTATTGAAAAAATATTAAAAAATGATTATATTGTATTATTATTGAATGCTACTACGTTAATTTTAATTAAAAATCAAAGTATTTTAAAAAATGTTCCTAAAGGTACATTAAAATTAAATAATATTATTTAA
- the rpmI gene encoding 50S ribosomal protein L35, producing MPKIKTIRSVSKRFKKISSGHLKRKQANLRHLLTHKTTHKKRHLRKKIVLKSIERSKILLCIPYL from the coding sequence ATGCCAAAAATCAAAACTATACGTAGTGTTTCTAAACGATTTAAAAAAATTTCTTCTGGTCATTTAAAACGTAAACAAGCAAATTTACGACATTTATTAACTCATAAAACAACACATAAAAAACGTCATTTGCGTAAAAAAATTGTTTTAAAATCTATTGAGCGTTCAAAAATTTTACTTTGTATACCATATTTATAA
- the ydiK gene encoding AI-2E family transporter YdiK, with protein MHNSREKMDLPKTIFLLMFILSMIIVSFYTLRPFMISFLWSGMIVIATWPIFLKIKSFLGGNKNFSSVFLTFFLLIFLIYPFFYIINLCIKNSYFFLEWLSSNHFQLPNLHFLINLPYVGKKLYILYQKILNSSGRSLIQCIKPYLKKTTKFLFLKIGYFTNFLLQIFLMLVFNLFLYCKGEKVANILRHFAIRLASTSGDIAVLLAARAIRAVALGVIVTSLVQGFLSTLGLAVSGIPYYTFLIFPIFFLNLLQIGSFPILLPAIIWLYWMNFPVKGTILLIWSIINCILDNVLRAFLIRFGVDFPALLLLAGMIGGIISFGLIGLFVGPVVLVIAYRLIIIWINKAPFPHNLNKKISKNLFKKHTK; from the coding sequence ATGCATAATTCTAGAGAGAAGATGGATTTACCTAAAACTATATTTTTATTAATGTTTATTTTATCCATGATTATTGTCAGTTTTTATACTTTAAGACCTTTTATGATAAGTTTTTTATGGTCTGGAATGATTGTAATTGCTACTTGGCCAATTTTTTTAAAAATAAAATCTTTTTTAGGTGGGAATAAAAATTTTTCTTCTGTTTTTTTAACTTTTTTTTTATTAATATTTCTTATTTATCCTTTTTTTTACATAATAAATTTATGTATAAAAAATTCTTATTTTTTTTTAGAATGGTTAAGCTCTAATCATTTTCAATTACCAAATTTGCATTTTTTAATAAATTTGCCGTATGTTGGAAAAAAATTATATATTCTTTATCAAAAAATTTTAAATAGTAGTGGACGTTCTCTTATTCAATGTATAAAACCTTATCTAAAAAAAACAACAAAATTTTTATTTTTAAAAATTGGTTATTTTACTAATTTTTTATTACAAATTTTTTTAATGTTAGTATTTAATTTGTTTTTATATTGTAAAGGTGAAAAAGTAGCTAATATATTGCGTCACTTTGCAATTCGTTTAGCATCTACATCTGGAGATATTGCTGTTTTATTAGCGGCGAGAGCAATACGTGCAGTTGCATTAGGAGTTATAGTTACTTCTTTAGTTCAAGGGTTTTTAAGTACTTTAGGGTTAGCTGTTTCAGGAATTCCATATTATACTTTTTTAATTTTTCCAATTTTTTTTTTAAATTTATTGCAAATAGGCTCTTTTCCAATTTTATTACCTGCTATTATTTGGCTTTATTGGATGAATTTTCCTGTGAAAGGAACTATTTTATTGATTTGGAGTATAATAAATTGTATATTAGACAATGTATTACGTGCATTTTTAATTCGTTTTGGAGTTGATTTTCCAGCATTATTATTATTAGCAGGTATGATTGGTGGTATTATATCTTTTGGTTTAATTGGTTTATTTGTTGGACCAGTAGTATTGGTTATTGCATATCGTTTAATTATAATATGGATAAATAAAGCGCCATTTCCACATAATTTAAATAAAAAAATTTCTAAAAATCTTTTTAAAAAACATACTAAATGA
- a CDS encoding integration host factor subunit alpha: MVLTKAEISDFLFNKLDLNKQDAKELVEIFFEEVRKSLEKGENVKLSGFGNFYLRDKKQRPGRNPKTGENVFISARRVVIFKAGQKLRHRVEKFSEIPKKNKK, encoded by the coding sequence ATGGTATTAACAAAAGCAGAAATTTCTGATTTTTTATTTAATAAATTAGATTTAAATAAACAAGATGCTAAAGAACTAGTAGAAATTTTTTTTGAAGAAGTTAGAAAATCTTTAGAAAAAGGAGAAAATGTAAAATTATCTGGTTTTGGTAATTTTTATCTGCGTGATAAGAAACAACGTCCAGGTAGAAATCCTAAAACTGGAGAAAATGTATTTATTTCAGCTCGACGTGTTGTCATTTTTAAAGCTGGTCAAAAATTACGTCATAGAGTAGAAAAATTTTCAGAAATTCCTAAAAAAAATAAAAAATAG
- the pheS gene encoding phenylalanine--tRNA ligase subunit alpha produces MKSEKEIVVFLKNIFKEFLYELKNVQNVFQLDILKSQYLGKKSVLVKYLKNIKNFPLLLRKKRSIFLNTLKKDMLQQIFIKKKHLKNKIFKIHKNIIKYDVSLPGRRINQGGLHPITLMLNKIKKFFYNFGFVSLEGPEVEDEYHNFDALNVPKNHPSKRLSDTFWFDTKRLLRTQTSSMQIRALEKYKIPFRIIIPGKVYRHDLDMTHTPMFHQIEGLIIEPLISFSNLKWLLNSFLKHIFSSQIEIRFRTSFFPFTVPSLETDIKNVSGQWLEILGGGMVHPNVLKKFHVNSKKYSACAFGIGIERIAMIKYHIKDIRNFFENNIDFLKQFKSE; encoded by the coding sequence GTGAAATCAGAAAAAGAAATTGTTGTTTTTTTAAAAAATATTTTTAAAGAATTTTTATATGAATTAAAAAATGTGCAAAATGTATTTCAATTAGATATTTTAAAATCGCAATATTTAGGAAAAAAAAGTGTTTTAGTAAAATATTTAAAAAATATTAAAAATTTTCCACTTTTATTGCGTAAAAAACGTAGTATTTTTTTAAATACTTTAAAAAAAGATATGTTACAACAAATTTTTATAAAAAAAAAACATCTTAAAAATAAGATTTTTAAAATTCATAAAAATATAATTAAATACGATGTTTCTTTACCGGGACGTCGTATAAATCAGGGAGGTTTGCATCCTATTACGTTAATGTTAAATAAAATTAAAAAATTTTTTTATAATTTTGGTTTTGTGAGTTTAGAAGGTCCGGAAGTTGAAGATGAATATCATAATTTTGATGCTTTAAACGTTCCAAAAAATCATCCTTCTAAAAGATTAAGTGATACTTTCTGGTTTGATACAAAACGATTATTACGTACGCAAACTTCAAGTATGCAGATTAGAGCATTAGAAAAATATAAAATACCATTTAGAATTATTATTCCTGGTAAAGTGTATCGACATGATTTAGATATGACGCATACTCCTATGTTTCATCAAATTGAAGGATTAATTATTGAACCTCTGATATCATTTTCTAATTTAAAATGGTTATTAAATTCTTTTTTGAAACATATTTTTAGTTCTCAAATTGAAATTCGTTTTAGAACGTCTTTTTTTCCTTTTACTGTTCCTTCTTTAGAGACAGATATAAAAAATGTTTCAGGACAATGGTTAGAAATTTTAGGAGGAGGAATGGTTCATCCAAATGTTTTAAAGAAATTTCATGTAAATTCAAAAAAATATTCTGCTTGTGCTTTTGGAATTGGGATTGAACGTATCGCTATGATTAAATATCATATTAAAGATATTCGTAATTTTTTTGAAAATAATATAGATTTTTTGAAGCAATTTAAGAGTGAGTGA
- the infC gene encoding translation initiation factor IF-3 encodes MKVGKKNQLIHAHRINEKIRAIKVRLTSVDGEQIGILSLQDALKKAQELGVDLVEISPNAEPPVCRLMDYGKFLYEKNKATKKQKKKQKIISVKEVKFRPSTQEGDYQVKLRNLIRFLKEGHKVKITLRFRGREMAHQRIGLKILKRVQQDIKILAIIEFFPTKIEGRQMIMLLSPKKNIK; translated from the coding sequence ATTAAAGTCGGAAAAAAAAATCAATTAATACATGCGCATCGTATTAATGAAAAAATTCGTGCTATAAAAGTTCGCTTAACAAGCGTAGATGGTGAACAAATTGGTATTTTGAGTTTACAAGATGCGTTAAAAAAAGCTCAAGAATTGGGTGTAGATTTAGTAGAAATTAGCCCTAATGCTGAACCTCCTGTTTGTCGATTAATGGATTATGGAAAATTTTTATATGAAAAAAATAAAGCAACAAAAAAACAAAAAAAAAAACAAAAAATTATTTCTGTTAAAGAAGTAAAATTTCGTCCTAGCACACAAGAAGGAGATTATCAAGTTAAATTAAGAAATTTAATCCGATTTTTAAAAGAAGGACATAAGGTTAAAATTACTTTAAGATTTCGTGGACGAGAAATGGCACATCAACGTATTGGTTTAAAAATTTTAAAACGAGTACAACAAGATATAAAAATATTAGCAATTATTGAATTTTTTCCTACAAAAATCGAAGGACGACAAATGATTATGTTATTATCACCTAAAAAAAATATTAAGTAA
- the pheT gene encoding phenylalanine--tRNA ligase subunit beta produces MKLGEEWLYDLVPSLRNCVNFKKKLLQVGIETHYVPDLISPPLVSNAIVGTITNILVHPKNKNYMIYLVYLGNFFLHKTIISFLKIFHIGDKVLVAISNVTYYKNSFVTNVEIFGKISEGFFCDFYMLNRGFKKNDIVFLSKNISNGENFSKYLLKNARIIKFECPSNRIDLQCVFGLAREIAIINQLSLPQLPKKKILKNFKKYRCQIDFEDFSEHINYTFREIHNLDNKNVFLPFLIQERLRKCDLMFENVLENLVHYLFLETGHWFHIFDIDLLKKQKIKVRLSKKGECVYISSKKKIYLQENTLILSNFEQILSFSDMFEITGAKVTKNTKNLFIGTMDFLQESFFLKKKEIFFLKKICTNLKYNICSYKCLNILDYFTFLILKICGGTETTVFMKLKNFFKKNTKKILVNFKKINNILGVKILEKKIVHILKKNFFKYTFENNLVYFQPPYWRLDILIEEDIIGEIVSKFGCHKIPSLPFKQNSYNSSIQLNNVISLSRIKSFLINNGYFEIISYSFINPKFQKFFFPNQKFLVIKNPISIEMSVMRSTLWIGLLNCVAYHQNRQYEHIRIFETGLCFFLDDTKNLHVRQEDYLACAISGFVKTKSWYSTNRNFDFYDMKGIVESIFDLFGQLKKIHISPKIFHGLKSNCSAGIYISNQLIGKIGILDSLISEKFSITQPVILFEILWKKIFLKNSFIVRPISELPKIKRDISIIVKEDIMSSQIVNMCYQILKNDNVEIFLYDMYHGEKIQKGYKSLSLRFIFESFKKNLVENQISKKIQNCILGLKNEFQAILRD; encoded by the coding sequence ATGAAATTGGGAGAAGAATGGTTATATGATTTAGTTCCTTCTTTAAGAAATTGCGTAAATTTTAAAAAAAAATTACTGCAGGTAGGAATAGAAACACATTATGTTCCAGATTTGATAAGTCCACCTTTAGTATCAAATGCAATTGTTGGTACTATTACAAATATTTTAGTACATCCTAAAAATAAAAATTATATGATATATTTAGTATATTTAGGAAATTTTTTTTTGCATAAAACAATTATTAGTTTTTTAAAAATTTTTCATATTGGCGATAAAGTTTTAGTTGCTATTTCTAATGTTACATATTATAAAAATTCTTTTGTAACTAATGTTGAAATTTTTGGAAAAATTTCAGAAGGATTTTTTTGTGATTTTTACATGTTGAACAGAGGATTTAAAAAAAATGACATAGTTTTTTTATCAAAAAATATTTCTAATGGAGAAAATTTTTCTAAATATTTATTAAAAAATGCTCGAATTATTAAGTTTGAATGTCCCAGTAATCGTATAGATCTACAATGTGTTTTTGGTCTTGCTCGAGAAATTGCAATTATTAATCAATTATCATTACCTCAATTACCTAAAAAAAAAATATTAAAAAATTTTAAAAAATATCGTTGTCAAATCGATTTTGAAGATTTTTCAGAACATATTAATTATACCTTTAGAGAAATACATAATTTAGATAATAAAAATGTATTTTTACCATTTTTAATTCAAGAAAGATTAAGAAAATGTGATTTGATGTTTGAAAATGTTTTAGAAAATTTAGTTCATTATCTTTTTCTTGAAACTGGTCATTGGTTTCATATTTTTGATATAGATTTATTAAAAAAACAAAAAATTAAAGTACGTCTAAGTAAAAAAGGAGAATGTGTTTATATTTCTTCAAAAAAAAAAATTTATTTGCAAGAAAACACTTTAATTTTATCTAATTTTGAACAAATTTTATCTTTTTCAGATATGTTTGAAATTACAGGAGCAAAGGTTACTAAAAATACAAAAAATTTATTTATTGGAACTATGGATTTTTTACAAGAATCTTTTTTTTTAAAAAAAAAAGAAATATTTTTTTTAAAAAAAATATGTACAAATTTAAAATATAATATTTGTTCTTATAAATGTTTAAACATTTTAGATTATTTTACTTTTTTAATTTTAAAAATTTGTGGTGGTACAGAAACAACGGTTTTTATGAAATTAAAAAATTTTTTTAAAAAAAATACAAAAAAAATTTTAGTAAATTTTAAAAAAATTAATAATATTTTAGGTGTTAAAATTCTAGAAAAAAAAATTGTACATATTTTAAAAAAAAATTTTTTTAAATATACTTTTGAAAATAATTTAGTATATTTTCAACCGCCTTATTGGCGTTTAGATATTTTAATTGAAGAAGATATTATTGGCGAAATAGTTAGTAAATTTGGGTGTCATAAAATTCCTAGTCTTCCTTTTAAACAAAATAGTTACAATTCTTCTATTCAATTGAATAATGTTATTTCTTTATCGCGTATTAAGTCGTTTTTAATTAATAACGGTTATTTTGAAATCATTTCTTATAGTTTTATTAATCCAAAATTTCAAAAATTTTTTTTTCCAAATCAAAAATTTTTAGTAATTAAAAATCCAATTTCTATTGAAATGTCTGTTATGCGATCTACTTTATGGATAGGATTATTGAATTGTGTTGCATACCATCAAAATCGACAATATGAACATATACGTATTTTTGAAACTGGTTTATGTTTTTTTTTAGATGATACTAAAAATTTACATGTAAGACAAGAAGATTATTTAGCATGTGCTATTAGTGGATTTGTAAAGACGAAATCTTGGTATTCTACTAATAGAAATTTTGATTTTTATGATATGAAAGGAATTGTAGAATCAATTTTTGATTTATTTGGACAATTAAAAAAAATACATATTTCTCCAAAAATTTTTCATGGATTAAAATCAAATTGTAGTGCTGGAATTTATATTTCTAATCAATTAATAGGAAAAATAGGAATTTTAGACTCTTTAATATCGGAAAAATTTTCTATTACACAGCCAGTTATATTATTTGAAATTTTATGGAAAAAAATTTTTTTAAAAAATTCGTTTATTGTGCGTCCTATTTCTGAGTTACCAAAAATCAAACGAGATATTTCTATTATTGTGAAAGAAGATATTATGAGTTCTCAAATTGTTAACATGTGTTATCAAATTTTAAAAAATGATAATGTTGAAATTTTTTTATATGATATGTATCATGGCGAAAAAATTCAGAAAGGTTATAAAAGTTTATCTTTACGTTTTATTTTTGAAAGTTTTAAAAAAAATTTAGTAGAAAATCAAATATCAAAAAAAATTCAAAACTGTATTTTAGGATTAAAAAATGAATTTCAAGCAATTTTAAGAGATTAA
- the rplT gene encoding 50S ribosomal protein L20 yields the protein MARVKRGVIAHARHKKILKQAKGYYGARSRVFRVAKQAVIKAGQYSYRDRRQKKRDFRKLWIIRINAAVNSYNLSYSQFMFGLKKKHIFLNRKILSDLSIMKKDDFFLLVKKVKKILETNKLDLNR from the coding sequence ATGGCTCGTGTTAAACGAGGTGTTATTGCACATGCACGTCATAAAAAAATTTTAAAACAAGCAAAAGGATATTATGGTGCAAGATCTCGAGTTTTTCGAGTAGCAAAGCAAGCTGTTATTAAAGCTGGACAATATTCATATAGAGATCGAAGACAAAAAAAAAGAGATTTTAGAAAATTGTGGATAATACGTATTAATGCGGCAGTAAATTCTTATAATTTGTCATATAGTCAATTTATGTTTGGTTTAAAGAAAAAACATATTTTTTTGAATAGAAAAATTTTGTCTGATTTATCTATTATGAAAAAAGATGATTTTTTTTTATTAGTAAAAAAAGTTAAAAAAATTTTAGAAACAAATAAATTGGATTTAAATCGATAA